One genomic region from Entelurus aequoreus isolate RoL-2023_Sb linkage group LG14, RoL_Eaeq_v1.1, whole genome shotgun sequence encodes:
- the LOC133664638 gene encoding uncharacterized protein LOC133664638, translating to MSRQKEDPLATPEKESPCEESKPIMPRRKPTSWVKHLVVVKRFSSLTKLIRVVAWTRRAAEQWLKRRSNPGQPKWEATPKQAGLAGTELEGAREDVFLAAQEGRIQIFNEDETAVPVLPFEAWVSTLLAQESHDANHEGVAGTLLRMRKTAWIIKGRRIAKKVVDSCIVCRKNRAKKCQQIMADLPPERTTPAAPFEFTTMDLFGPYEVKDEVKKRTRLKVWGIVFSCMASRAIHTELVSDQSSQGFLLAYQRFTSLRGHPRKLWSDPGTNFVGAKPALEQLYTFLDRLDKSQVEDMAANHGTEWSWKIHPADSPHRNGAAEAAVRVVKRALTNVGGDGVFTWGEFQTFLYMAANLANERPIDARTQSREDCVEYITPNSLLLGRANPKGDPGDFQFDRYPYKRLQVIQAEVTKFWKKWSQLAGPNLFIRNKWHTKERNVSVGDVVWLADQNALRGQYKLARVVRANTDSKGIVRDVLVRTFPSYPVPIKKTSDKEKPTTKTKRLRHQIPATILHRDVRRLIILIPIEEQRKEGPV from the exons ATGAGTCGGCAAAAAGAAGACCCACTGGCCACTCCGGAAAAGGAAAGTCCCTGTGAAGAATCGAAACCTATTATGCCAAGAAGAAAACCCACTAGCTGGGTGAAACATCTTGTGGTTGTAAAAAGGTTCAGTAGCCTGACAAAACTGATCAGAGTTGTTGCCTGGACACGACGAGCTGCCGAGCAGTGGCTGAAGAGGAGGTCGAACCCAGGACAACCAAAGTGGGAGGCAACACCCAAGCAGGCTGGATTGGCTGGCACTGAACTAGAAGGTGCACGTGAAGACGTCTTCCTCGCAGCTCAAGAAG GGAGGATCCAGATATTTAACGAAGATGAGACAGCCGTGCCAGTCTTGCCATTTGAAGCATGGGTGTCAACATTGCTGGCACAAGAATCCCATGACGCTAACCACGAGGGGGTAGCAGGAACCCTTCTACGGATGAGGAAGACAGCGTGGATAATAAAGGGCCGGAGAATTGCCAAGAAAGTAGTTGACAGCTGCATAGTTTGCAGAAAGAACAGAGCAAAGAAGTGTCaacaaatcatggcagacttacctCCAGAGCGAACCACCCCAGCTGCTCCTTTTGAATTCACAACCATGGACCTATTCGGCCCTTATGAAGTGAAGGATGAagtcaagaaaagaaccagactgAAAGTGTGGGGAATCGTCTTCAGTTGCATGGCCTCCCGTGCCATACACACTGAACTAGTGAGTGACCAGTCATCCCAAGGCTTCCTCCTCGCCTATCAGAGGTTCACGTCACTCAGAGGACATCCCAGGAAGCTCTGGTCAGACCCCGGCACAAATTTTGTGGGCGCCAAACCTGCTCTGGAACAGCTGTACACATTCCTTGACCGACTGGACAAGTCTCAAGTCGAAGACATGGCTGCCAACCATGGAACAGAATGGTCCTGGAAGATCCACCCTGCGGATTCTCCCCACAGAAATGGTGCTGCAGAAGCGGCTGTCAGAGTGGTCAAACGGGCCCTGACCAATGTCGGCGGAGATGGTGTCTTCACCTGGGGTGAATTTCAAACCTTCCTCTACATGGCTGCCAACCTTGCAAATGAGCGACCAATCGATGCAAGAACTCAAAGCAGGGAAGACTGTGTGGAATACATCACCCCGAACTCTCTGCTCCTAGGGCGTGCCAACCCTAAGGGAGATCCTGGAGACTTCCAGTTTGATCGCTATCCTTATAAAAGACTGCAAGTAATTCAAGCTGAAGTCACCAAATTCTGGAAGAAATGGAGCCAACTAGCTGGACCCAACCTCTTCATAAGAAACAAATGGCACACCAAAGAGCGAAATGTTTCTGTCGGAGATGTGGTCTGGTTGGCTGACCAAAATGCCCTGAGAGGACAGTACAAGCTGGCCAGAGTAGTCAGAGCCAATACGGACAGCAAAGGCATCGTAAGAGACGTGCTTGTGAGGACCTTTCCCAGCTATCCTGTCCCCATCAAGAAGACAAGCGACAAAGAAAAACCGACCACGAAAACCAAGAGGCTCAGACATCAAATCCCAGCAACAATCCTGCATAGGGATGTCAGACGCCTCATCATTCTAATTCCCATTGAAGAACAAAGGAAAGAAGGACCTGTGTGA